In Scylla paramamosain isolate STU-SP2022 chromosome 19, ASM3559412v1, whole genome shotgun sequence, a single genomic region encodes these proteins:
- the LOC135109628 gene encoding venom protease-like, whose product MGRACVELALLGLCFAAVAEASGIYFPGQLNHAEHESCRTHLSTDGTCERTCGPSFNPRELSKCGIKDSAFLYCCDPNLVRTTDRVVDISPPFTTFQCGKNSRNSFFFPPFYDPPAGFLRPEADLPSHDVLTAAIPPSHTPGIPEEAIVEYEDFTSPPGIYEAVGGVVAEKNAWPWMALVGKNTTQAPKWFCGGVLINEQWVLSAYHCFIHHFAEVVRLGEHDYNDEYEGASPKDFDVLETVLYPDYKHPQAYHDIALLKLASKVTIEDYIRPVCLPWGRASDSVVTNNIATLTGWGDTEYGGFPSTILQEVNVTVFDVGQCDSSYSSLPHYSVTWPQGIGEETLCAGDPNGGRDACQGDSGGPLVSQDENGSYVLAGIVSRGYGCGHKDYPGLYANMRHPAYLAWIKKTAFTSP is encoded by the exons ATGGGGCGCGCGTGTGTGGAATTGGCATTGCTGGGCCTGTGCTTCGCCGCTGTTGCAG AGGCCTCCGGAATATATTTCCCTGGCCAACTAAACCACGCTGAACATGAGTCCTGCAGGACACATTTAAGCACAGACGGCACGTGTGAGCGCACCTGCGGCCCCTCGTTCAACCCCAGAGAGCTTAGCAAGTGTGGCATCAAAGATTCCGCCTTCCTCTACTGTTGCGACCCAAACCTTG TCAGAACCACAGACCGTGTCGTGgacatctctcctcccttcacaaCGTTTC AGTGTGGAAAAAATTCAAGGAatagttttttctttcctccgtttTACGATCCACCGGCTGGATTCCTGCGGCCCGAAGCTGACTTGCCTTCCCACGATGTCTTGACAGCGGCCATCCCACCTTCCCATACACCGGGTATTCCTGAAGAGGCAATAGTAGAATACGAAGACTTCACTTCGCCTCCTGGCATCTACGAAGCTGTTGGGGGAGTCGTAGCTGAGAAGAACGCTTGGCCTTGGATG GCACTGGTGGGTAAAAACACCACCCAAGCTCCTAAGTGGTTCTGTGGCGGAGTGTTGATCAACGAGCAGTGGGTGCTCTCAGCTTACCACTGTTTTATCCACCA CTTTGCCGAGGTAGTACGTCTAGGCGAGCACGACTATAACGATGAATATGAAGGAGCCTCTCCGAAGGACTTCGATGTATTGGAAACAGTACTCTACCCTGACTACAAACACCCTCAGGCTTACCACGACATTGCACTCCTCAAACTGGCCTCCAAAGTTACCATTGAG GATTACATCAGGCCTGTGTGTCTGCCCTGGGGAAGAGCGAGTGACAGTGTAGTGACGAACAACATCGCAACTTTGACGGGCTGGGGCGACACCGAGTACG GTGGATTCCCCAGCACCATCCTACAGGAAGTCAACGTTACGGTATTCGATGTTGGCCAGTGTGACAGCAGTTACTCCAGCCTGCCTCACTACTCTGTCACCTGGCCTCAGGGTATTGGCGAGGAGACCCTGTGTGCCGGAGACCCTAATGGAGGCCGGGACGCATGTCAG GGCGATTCGGGCGGGCCTCTGGTGTCTCAGGACGAAAATGGGTCTTACGTGCTGGCTGGTATTGTTTCAAGAGGTTATGGCTGTGGCCACAAGGACTACCCAGGACTGTATGCCAACATGCGTCACCCTGCCTACCTCGCCTGGATTAAAAAGACTGCCTTCACTTCTCCCTGA